The genomic interval ATTCTTTTAATCTGTTATGTAGTAAATCTCCTTGCTCGGCTGGCGTTATTGTATCTTCAGCGCCAAAATGAATTTGCGTTTTGGGCAAAGATTCACAGAAAAACAGCGGTGAACTGGCAATCATTTTCTGTCGGGTTTCTGTCACAGACTTAGAACCATCCATTAGATCTTGCAGAAACTGACTTTTATAGGTAGGATCATTCTGATGTTTGGCGGTAAGCCCAATTAAGGCTGTTGGAAAAGCAACACCTACAGCCAGCTTCACTCTTTTATCCCGCTCTGCCATTAATAAAGCTACTGTGCCCCCTCTGCTCCCTCCTCTTACGGCCACGCTGTTTGCATCTGCCTGAGGAAAATGTGCCTGGATCACATTTAGAAATGCAATCGCATCATCGGTGCCACCATCAAAGGCATCACTATGACGTCCTTCAGATGGGGGCGATGAATATTCTTTTCCATTGATAGTCAGAATGAGTGTTTGCCCCCTGAACGCCGGAATGGCATAGATAAATGGAATGGGGGCTGCTGGAGAAGTATTTATGGTTAAAGTATATTGATTAACCGGATTATCGTTGCTATAGCCATTTAAGAATAAATACACAGGTAAAGGCACTGAAGCATTGGGAATAATCAAGGCACCATACTCCCGGTTGTTATTGACCAGGAATGAGACAAACTGTAAAACAGGTCCGTTCTCTGAAAGAGTACTCTTTTGCTCGATGCGGAAGCTATTCACAGCTAAATCCCTGTTTTGCCAGTCTAATTTCACGGCTTCAATTTCTGCCAGAGTTGGCGGAGCAAATAATATATTTGTATCTATTCCTTTTAAATAGTCATCTTTCTGGCAGGAACTAACTAGTAAACTTATGCACAGAATTAAGAACAAAGTAAGATTGATCTTTGCATCTACCTTAGAGGGAAAATCAGACATAGCTTTTGAGGATTTATTAGTAGGAGCCACTGCTTTCCCAATAGGTTGCGTGCACGGTTTAATTTATTTGTATTCGATCCCAAAATTCCCTAACTAAACTACCATCGTTTAGAGGTCGATGGGTTTTCTTTCGGCTTCTAGCCAATGGTAGTTATTGAGGAAAAGTAAAATCATCTTCAGTTTCAGTGCTATCTTGGTTTTGAATGTATTCGATAATTACCTCATCTGTTACATTACCCAAAGTTGCTACAAAGTAGCCCCAACCGCATATATGCCATCCCCAAAAAAGCTTTTGACAAATCCTTATTTTCTGATAACAACTTCTGTAAACTTTTGCTCTTCAAATATTGCACTACCTTACTTATAGCCAGGTGAGGAAGAACTGACACAAACAAATCTAGATGATCTTTCGATACATGGCCTTTTAATATCTTTACTTCATGCTCTTTACAAATGCCTCGCAGTAGTTCTTCTACCCACTCTGCTACAATACCACTTAGCGCTTTCTTTTCTGCCGATATTTGATAAACAGTACATTAAGTTAAGGAAAAGAAGGTAACGTATGCAGAAGCTATGAACTTGCTACCTTAAACTGGAGGGAAAAGATAGGCAGATTTAGTAATGTATTAAATTTGACACTATGAAAAGACAAGTATTTGATGAGGCATTCAAACAAATGGCCGTATAGTTATCCTATGCAAAAGGATCACTTAAGGTAGCTGCTTAAGAATCAGGGATAGATCCTGGCAGATTAAGTAAGTGGCGGCAGACTGAGCAGGATAGCAATGTAACTCCCATTGAGAAGCCTATCCTTATAACAGAACAGTTAGAAATAAAACCCTTACAAAATGAATTGCAGGATGCCCAATTGAAGTGCGCTATCTGGAACCGATGCTCACATCGTCTGCTGGTCCAAAAAAGGTGGTGGGCATCTTTTCCAGGAGCGAGGGGACATATTCAGGTTTATAAAACCCACAGCGAGATATTTCCTATCGAAAAGATGTGTAAGGTGATCAAAGTAAGGATACTATTTCTGCCTCAAACACCCTGTCAGTTCCACAACAGCCAAAGAACAAGAATTAATAACCGACATTAAAAGAATATATGACGACAGCAAAAAACGCAGACCCGTGGCTCACCCTCCTGGCTGGTCCATGGCAGCTCTAGAATTACCAGTGCGTTAAACGAACAGGGCATTCAAGTCTCACCTCCACCAGTAGCCAGGTTAATGAAAAAATCAACCATTAAAAGTATCATTAGGAGAAAATACCGGGTGCAGACCACAGATTCTGAACACTTGTGAGGTGAGAGCCGAAGCAAGCCAACGTAGTTGTATACGGTGGTCCAAAATCATCTGAACAGAGATTTTTCTGCACAGAAAGTTGGGCAGAAGTGGGTGTCTGATGCGGACCTGCGACAAAGCCTGCATTGAGTCCACTTCTATCAGAAAAGGATGGTTATAGCTACCGGCTATATTAGACTTAGCTGAAAGAAAAGTAGTGGAGTGGGCCGATCTCAAATCAGATTTGATCTCAACTCCAAGTGAAACCATGAAAACTACGGATACTACGATAGTTGTACGGAAAATGGCAATTAATAACAGACCTGTTAGTAAAAATTTATTATTCCACTCTGACAGAGGGGTACAAGCAAACCTGACGATGGCTTGACATGGGGTTTGCATGCATGTATAGATTTCAGAAAGCAGTTGAATGATTTATCTGTTTTGCAAAGCATGAGCCCAAAAGGGAATGGACCCCAAATCAGGCTTTGGTCTGAGCTCCGTTGGGATACTGCGATAGCCGAAAATTTGTTCAAAACGTTAAAAACAGCGTTAATCTACCATATGGATTATCTCACAAAGCAGCAAGCTAAGCTGGCTATAGTTGAATATATTGAGGGATGGTATAATAGGAAAAGAAAACATTCTGCCTTAGGATATAGAAGTCCTTTGCAGTATCAGTTTTATTTAGAAGAAAAAAGAATAGCTGCCTAAAATCCCTCCAGTAAATTGTTGCAATTCCAAGGTTTTCATCTATCCACTTTTATGAGGGAAGTCCACTTTGCCTCTTTCTGCTACGGAAAGATTTGTTAATATATATCTGTCTATGCTATCTTTATCCAAAATTTCCATTGAGTGTGTTATTTTATGCGTTGCAAGACAATATCACCCTTCTTTGGAAATCTTTTTCTTTTTCCTAAACAACTTCATAGTAAAAATCGAATCATTCGTTTGATCGGTCATAATAAAACAAAACGCATAAAGCCTGTGCCTTATGCGTTTTTGTTATTCTAAATTAAAGTTGACAAATAAATCAATACACTGGCACTCTGGCTGTTCTCCGTTTCATCTGTGCTTTCCGGATCTCTTCTAGGTCA from Rhodocytophaga rosea carries:
- a CDS encoding alpha/beta hydrolase family protein, whose translation is MSDFPSKVDAKINLTLFLILCISLLVSSCQKDDYLKGIDTNILFAPPTLAEIEAVKLDWQNRDLAVNSFRIEQKSTLSENGPVLQFVSFLVNNNREYGALIIPNASVPLPVYLFLNGYSNDNPVNQYTLTINTSPAAPIPFIYAIPAFRGQTLILTINGKEYSSPPSEGRHSDAFDGGTDDAIAFLNVIQAHFPQADANSVAVRGGSRGGTVALLMAERDKRVKLAVGVAFPTALIGLTAKHQNDPTYKSQFLQDLMDGSKSVTETRQKMIASSPLFFCESLPKTQIHFGAEDTITPAEQGDLLHNRLKESGLESILEFYTYPGRSHANIASDNHELTNRIQTFLSQLF
- the tnpA gene encoding IS200/IS605 family transposase encodes the protein MSAEKKALSGIVAEWVEELLRGICKEHEVKILKGHVSKDHLDLFVSVLPHLAISKVVQYLKSKSLQKLLSENKDLSKAFLGMAYMRLGLLCSNFG
- a CDS encoding IS3 family transposase, translated to MVHGSSRITSALNEQGIQVSPPPVARLMKKSTIKSIIRRKYRVQTTDSEHL
- a CDS encoding IS3 family transposase, giving the protein MDYLTKQQAKLAIVEYIEGWYNRKRKHSALGYRSPLQYQFYLEEKRIAA